In Prochlorococcus marinus CUG1435, the genomic window ATAACCAACAGCAAAAGTTGTACCATTGCCGAAGTCATAAGCAGCTCCAGCCATTACACCACCGTTAGTGATATTAGCGTTTACGTTACCGCAATCATCCAAAGTGTTGGAAGGACCGCCATATACACAAGCTGTTGTGAATAGAGCACTACCATCAGTGTTGTCACCAACCATAAAGGTTAAACTATCACCAAGTGGGAAAGTGTATGAAACTCCATCAACTGTTAGTTGATCTCCGCCTGAGTTACCGTCGAATTCAGCTACACCAGCAGAATTAGCATTACCAGCATCTAAAGAAACGTCGAGTGAATCTTCACCTGTAAAACTTGTGTTTAGGTCGATTTGGAAGCTGTAACCCGCAGTAACGATGTCATCAGCATCGTTAAGATCATCAGGTGTTGGAGATGTCTCATCATCAACTGCACCGATGTACATGTCAGCACTGAATGAAGCAGTTGTTGTTTCAGAAAAACTACCAGCTTCAATTTCATTAATTCTTACTTCTAATCCATCAACACGGCTGTTTGTAACAGCTAGTTCTTTTGGATAGAACTCACTAATGTTCTGTACTTCTTCAGAAGAAGAGTAACCAGAAACTTCAGCAAGATTAAGCTCATTTGCTGTTGCAGACATAGGAGCTAAAAGGCCTAATGTCGCAGGAGCAATAAGCAAGCTTTTGAAAAGCTTCATAAATTCCTCACACAAAAATTTAAAAGGACACTTTAAGATAGTGTATTTTTGCCCACAAAATCAAGTAACAACAGCTACATTTTCGAAAATAATGTGACAGTTTTTTGATTGTTACATTAAAAATTTGCTACAAAAAATTTATTAACTATTGAATTGATTAGCGAAAATAAAAATTTAAATATTGATTAAGAGTTTAATTTAAGAATTTTAAGTTGATTAAACTTTTTTTGAAATTTTGAATTTAACCTCTGTGGTTTTATATTTTTTCTTTTTAGTGCTTCCAACTGAATCGACGTACCATCCAGAAGCTAACCTAGTATCGATTTCTTCGTAACTTTCGTTGCGATTCATTTTATTCATAGATTTTTTTTTATAGTCCATTAAATTCTTCAAAGAAAACTTTATAGAAATATAGCACTAAAAAAATTTATTACATTTAATACTCTCTGAATATATTTATTACATCATCTTATTTCGTAGTTTTTATAAGTAACAAGACTTTTGAATTCTATAGAAAAACGAAAAATTTCAAATTTTAAACCTCAACAAAAAAATTTCTTAGTTATATTTTCTAAAACCAAAATACCTGAGGAGCACAAGGTTAAATGACTCAAATTAATTTAATTGTTAATTCTCTACCAAGAGATCTCTTAGAATTTGCATTTTTCTTAGCAGTAGGATTTACTGCTGGTTCAATAGGATTAATATAATTAATCAACTTAATTAATTAATTAAGCCCCTAACACCATCAAATTAATCATTCAGTGTTTACAATTTTTTTAAATTGTATTTTTGAAGAAAATTACCTAAGCAATGTAAAAAAATTCCCGAGGATAATAAAAATTCGAATATTTCTTGATCATTCCTTATTTGCTCTGTTGTAGAAGCCCAAGAAATATCAAAATAAAAATAAAAAAGTGCCACAAATAAAAAATAAAGAGACAATTTTTTATTCGGTAAGGCATTAATATTTTTAAACTTTCTCCAACCAAACCAACCAAGGAAAATACAACTCACTTCGAAAACCGGGTCTAATAAATAATTATGAAAAAAAGGTAAATTATGAAAATTAGTTTCTCCTTGAACATTTAACTCAGAAATAGTAGCGATTCCGATTCCAGTTAATCTCTCCCCCCAGCTTATTTCTTCTCCTGCAATTACAAAAGACAAAAAAGCTATTAAAAGCCAAATAATTGAGTTAACCTCTTTTTTTTTCTTTTGCCTTATAAAAATAAGAAAAGCGAAAAATGAAGCTAATAGGTATTCAAAAAACTGAATCCATTCAAGAGGGCCGTCTTCACTTCTAAGCCAGTCAAACCAACTTATTCCTATCAAATTTTTCCCATAAGGGAATATATAAACGAAGCCGTATATAAATATCAAATAATAAATGGGGAACAAACTTACCTCTGTATTAATTGATCCGAAGGGAGTTTTAATTTCTTTAGACATTTGAAATTAGTAATTATCGATCTTATTCGATATTTAATTTTAGATTAAGCATATTATCTCAACAAGTTTATTAAAAATTGGAAATCTTTTTAATAAAAAAAATTTGAAAAAATAAAATATAAATTTAAAATTTTTAATAAGCGAACGCTTTCAAATAATGATAAAAAAAAACTTTAGTGAAAAATTTTGCGAAAATTAGTAAAGTTTCAATAAAAAATCGTTTTTTATCAAACAATTTTAGAAATTACTCTTTTATAGATGCTTGCAATGAACTAAGATCTTATAAGCGGGGCGTGGCGCAGCTTGGTAGCGCGGGTGCTTTGGGAGCACTAGGTCGCAGGTTCGAATCCTGTCGCCCCGACTCTTAAAAACCAAGTCATACTAGCGAGTTACCCAGACTCGCTTTTTTATTGAAAAATCTGACGGCAGCAAGAGCCGTCAAATTGCCGTCAAATTTAGATTTGCATAAAATATATTTCGTTGATTTTTAAAAAGGAAATTTCTAATATTAGGTAGTCTTTAAAAAATAAAAAATGAATATAAAAAGATCTTTTAAGTTAATTTTATTTATCGTATTTTCGCCCATATATATAGAAACTCCAGTTTTTGCTATGACATGCTTTAACTCTGGACGTCAACAAGTTTGCTACGACAACTATACATATGATTATGATATCCTCGACCCAAACTGGTACATTGCGGGAAGTTGTTCTAGAAATCAGCTTTATAAAGTACTTGATATTTCCCTAAAAGAGGCTCAGAGTTGGCACAAATCACTTTGCAGTGGATGGGGCTTTTAGTAAATTTGATATTTAAACTCTATTCTATTTAAAATCCAAAACTACTTAATCTCTAATTTGCCGTCAAATCGCCGTCAGATTAACAATAGTTTGAAAAGAAAATAAAGAATAATTTAATAGGAACTTGTCATAAGCTGTAGACATAGTGCCCTACTGGAGTTGTTAAGTGCTTTGGGAGCACTAGGTCGCAGGTTCGAATCCTGTCGCCCCGACTCTAATAATCCAAGTCACAGAAAGGTTTCCCAGCCTGTCTTTTTTATTGGTTGAAATATGACATATTAGTATTTATGTCATATTTATGTCATATGCCCGTCTTTGCTTAGTTATTCGTAGATATTCTTAGTTCTTCAATATATTTTTTCAAGGATAAACCTCTTAAAAGATAGGTTGATTATATTCACGGTGCAGTTGGCGAGGGTTTTTGGTGCAGCTTTACCCCTTTTTTTGTTCCTAAAACCGCACTATTAATTTAATAAAAGTAGGAGGACAATAAAGGTGTAGATATAGGGGGTCTTATGAAACTCATTACTCCTTTCACAATCCTCAATCAAAACTTCCACGAAATGGATTTGATTAGAGAAGCAATGAACCAGAGAAGATTAGCAACCGAAAGATTGCATGAAGACTATAGAAAAATGTATATAAACCACCAATTTGCTTATTAACCTTTAATGGAATCTTTTACAGAGCTTTGGAATAATCAACCAAATACAGTTGTTGGGGTAGGTTTAGCAGTATTAGTATTGTTTGGAATATATATAAAATTACTCGATATATATAAATAGTCATTTTATTTGTAGCGCCTCCGCTTCCCTCAATATTTGATTCTTTAAAAAAACAAGCGCATCTAGTTTTTCTTCTTTTTCTTCAAAATTTTTAAATTTCATTTGTGCAATTTCAACAATTGCTTTATCAACATTTTTAAGTCGTTTCTTAATAACTCTTTTTGGGCTTTTGGTTGATTCCATTGGAATTGCCTTTTTTCTTTATATTCTCCTTATATTCTTTAAAAGCAAGTCCCTTACTTTAAAATAAGGTTAAATTTTCAACTTTTTGCAAGTAGTAAGCGTTTCACAAAAAAACAGCTAATGATAATAGATTTTATTTAAGATATAGAAACAAATTTTGGGAGGATTAAATGTCTATCATTACCGATAATACAGTGTTAGTACATATTTACAGCGGTTTAGAATCCAAAAATAAAGTAACTTTAGGTTTATTGGTTGCCCTCACTGCAGAAAAAAACGACCATAAAGTAACTCTTTTTCTAGCAGGAGACGGGGTACAAATATTAAATTGCAAAAAAGCTGGTGAAATAGTTGGTCAAGGTACTGGAGATTTATATGATCATCTTCAAAATTTAAAGAAATCAAAAGTTACCATATATGTTTCAGGTATGTCTGCTAAATCTAGGGGTTACGATGAGAAGCTATTAGATGGATATACAGCAGAGTTTGTGATGCCGGATGTTCTAGTTGAAGAATCAATTAAAGCAGATAGCGTACTTTGCTATTAAAAAGGGAGTTAACTTCTCCCTAATTAGATCGACTGTCAATCAAAAAAATTATGTCATATTTATGTCATATGAGGGTATATTTGTCAGGATAAACTACGCAAGATTACGCAAGAAAATAGATATAGCGTGAAAACGCAGTGCTCGCTTTGGGGCGTCGAGTGCTTTGGGAGCACTAGGTCGCAGGTTCGAATCCTGTCGCCCCGACTCTTAAAAACCAAGTCATACTAGCGAGTTACCCAGACTCGCTTTTTTATTGGATAATTTTGACGGAAAGCGATTCCGTCAAAAATCCGTCAAAGAATTTTTAAATCCAAAAGTAATATAATTTAAATGGAAGTTTCGTTACTTAATATGCGTAAGTTTTCTTCAGTATTATTTTTTCCAATAAGCCTTTTTTAGCTTCTTCTTACTTTATTCCTGAGGCAAAAGCATCATGTGAATACTGGACAGATAAATTTGGCACTAGTCATGAAAAATGTGTTATTGGAATTTTTACTGAATACAAAAGAAGGTTTAGAAACGGCACGAGAACCAAAATGGTTTGCGATAAAATAGGTTACTCTACTAATTGCAAAAATTATACAAATGGAAGATTAATTGGGAGTCAGTCCTGCGATAACTTTGGAGTAACCGCTTCATGTCGTTATAAAGATTCACTAGGGAGGGCTTATAAAGCTTGTGATTATTACCAATTTACTGGCTGGCAATGCAGAGATTCTTTTTATTAATCCTTTTTTTTTAATAAGTTAATTTCATAGTTACTAAAGTTTATTCTATTAAATTCTGTAAAAATTCCGTCATATATATCATTGTTTATCCTGACAAAAAATGCTGAAAGAATGATGAAAGAAACAATAGAATTCCAACTTGAACACTGTAAGTCTAAACTTGATTTTTACCCAACTAGGTAAATATGATTTTTGTATAAATCCATGTTTTAAAAGGAATTCAAAATTAATTTTTTACCAAATGATATTAAAAGGTTTTTTAAAAATAATAAGATTAATTATTACCTTTTTTATTTCAATAATCTCGGTATACATATTAGGGGTAAGTATAAGTTATTTAATAGATTTTATTGATCCTCTTTACTCATTCATATACTCTATTCCGAGATTCATCCTTTATCCCACATGGCTTTGTTTATTAATTTATATATTTTATAGACTTATCAGATTTTATAAACCAATATCTTTTTCCTTCAAAAAGTTTGCTTTTACAATATTAATATGGATAGCATTAATTGCTCCAAAAATTATATATGAATCTTTGTATCCTATTCACTCTCAATATGTGGGATATAGGTTTCATCGAGATGGGTTTTTCCCTGGCAAAGTGATTTTCAAAAAAGACAAAGTAACAATAAATGATTTCAGAGATTTCTATATGCAAGATCATATTCGCAGCTCTTTGGATATTACCTATTCCGATAAAAAATTATTTGATGAAGAGGTGATTCGACTAAAAAAGATATCTAAAGTTCCACCTCTTAATTCTTGTCAATATAAGGTATTAGATCTTTATGAGAAAGATCCGCTTGAAATTAATAAATTTTCTAAGGTTGATATATTAGAAGTGGATAAAAATGAAGTTTTTTTCTTGATGATCCCATTTGGGGAACCAAAATATGGGGTATGTTTCTGGGAAAATCAATATCAAATAGTTGCAATAAATCCAAAAAATAAAAATATTCTATACATAAGGGAACGTTATTCTTAACTTAAACGCTGTAAGTATTAATTAATCCTTTTGTGGTTATCACCATTCTCCATTTCTTTTGGCACTGCAATAATTCAAATCCTCATTGGGCCCGTCATGTGTGCATTTCTTCTCGCGTGTCTCGATGTTGAAAGAGTAAGTGGGATATTTTTTTGTATTTTCCGATTTTGCCTTTATTAAATTATTTTCATCTCCTTTGCAGTTACCATCTAGAGGGAAAAGCCGATAACCAGGAAGCTCAACTTCTGAGAATGTATAAGCCAGGTCATTCTTCGATAATGCCTCTAAGCATTCCTTCGCAATATTCCTAACTGTATTTCGGGCTGCCGATGATTTAGCTTTATTTTGCACATTTATAAACTGAGGAATTGCAATAAAAGGAAGAATTAAAATAATTATTATTGGTAAAAAAAGTTCTACAAAAAATATTGGCATAAAATCAAAGATTCAAAGTCTAATTTCAAACTTAAGTTTAGATCGACTTTCTTGAAAAAAATATCAGATCACCGACCTAGTTAAAACAAGGTACTACGTCGCATGTTCGATTCCTGTCGCCCCTATCAGTTATAGCGGTATGTCTCGAGTAATAGGATATTCACGAAAATTATTGTTTCATGCAAATTTCACGCAAAAGTTATTTCGTTAAGGATAATCCGCATAACTTTAGAAGATAGTCAGGTATTTGGTTCTTCCAGACTTATGACGTAACTTTCAAACGGTTTTATGTCGCCCGTTTTTTAATTCAAGGAGTAAGCGTTTCACCTTGGAAGTATTCTATTTAATTCGGGATATTCAATTTTTAATTCTTCTATAAATGCATCAACAGTCTTTGATATCTCGTCAGTAGTATCCAAAATAGAATTTTTATATTTTAGATATTCGGAAACTTGAAATAATTTCATAGTTGATTTTGTTAAAAGTAATGTTGCAAGAGGAGATTTATCTGCCAATTTAGTTGAAGGAAAATATTTTATTGTTTCAGGATATGTTTCTTCCATATCCTCAATATAGTTTTCTATCTTTTCGATTAATTCATTATATTTTGTTGATAAAAACTTTTTGGTATTTAAATATTCAAACCCTGCGAATAAAAAACCAATAGGAAAACTTAAAAATAATATTGAAAGAGAAAGCCTAAGAAGATTCTGGGAAAATTTTTCCATAAAAAAGTAACTAATTTCCCTTATTTTAGATCGACTGTCAAATTGAATCTCACGCAAAACTCATGCAAATTAATCTAAATTAGTCCGAATTAGACCACAATTATTTTTATAAAAGTATTGATAGCAAAATAAGTCTCAGTTATGGATTCAATCTTGCGGGTGCTTTGGGAGCACTAGGTCGCAGGTTCGAATCCTGTCGCCCCGATCAGTTATAGCAGTAAGTCTCAGCTAATAATATATTTAACCTAAAAAGCAGAGTGCCCAAAAAGTGCCCAAATAATAATGAGTTATAATTTTGATTATGAAAATATTCCTCAAAAAATTTCAATTTAAATGGTGGAGCTGGGAAATTGATGCAATAAAGATTTTAAATTATTTTATTATTATTTTGGCTTTCTTGCCCATTCTTCCTTATGAGAAGAAAGATGGGAAATTAATTTCTGTAATTGGTTTTGAAGCTAGAGAGAATAATTTCTATATTCTTGGTGATTTTTCATTAATAGATACAAATTCTGAGGAAAGGTTAAAATATGAGGTTCAAAAAACAAATAAAGTTCAAGAAAATAATTTAAGTATTTTGGCCGAGATTGGAGAATATCTAGAAAAAAATGGAATTGTAAATAATGAAAAATATAAGAACTATCTGGATTCAAAAAATTACAGCGAAGAATTAAAAACCTGTCTTATTTTAAGAAATATGCTTATGAGTAATACGGTTGTTGATTCTAAGGTAAGAAGAGTACTCCATGATTATGTGCCATCTCCAGTACCTGCTATCTGGGTATTAAGAATATTTATTCATTATATTTTGGATTATTTAAGTACTCCTTACTTCACCTCAGAGATGCTTGAGAGAGGTGCCAAAAAATGTAGTGAATTTGAACATCTTTGGCCATCAGAAAAATATCTTGATTTGACTTTTGAATAAATAAAGATATTGAAATTAATTAAAATTTTTTATTCATGAATAAGTTTTCTAGAAAAATTAAAGAGTTTTTAGCTTTTCTAATTGGTGGTTTCTCTACTTACTACGTTTTAACTTCATTAGGAGATTTAACCTATAAATTTTTCCCGGTAATCCCAGCGATAATATTATCATTTTCATATATCTTTTATCTTTTTCCTTATTCTCTTTTTCAAAAGAAAGCTTTTGATACGAAAGGGTATTTATTAAAAAAATTATTTCCTGCTTATATAATCCTTTTCATATTTATGATTATTGAAAAAGTTAGATAAATTTTTAATGTGCCCAAAATGTGCCCATAAATTATTTTTGAGTCCTATCTAGACACTATTCAAAACACTGAATTAGCTGATGGCAACGTAAGTCTAAGTTGTAGCCTTATTATTGCGGGTGCTTTGGGAGCACTAGGTCGCAGGTTCGAATCCTGTCGCCCCGATCAGTTATAGCAGTAAGTCTCAGCTAATACCTAATTCACGCAAATAATCACTTCACGCAAAACTCACGCAAAGTAGATTTTTATATCCTGAGGACATAAAAGAAAAGGCCGTATGAACGACCCACAGGCAACCTCTCAGGAAGAACCCATTTAGCTCTTCATTATTACTAATTATTCATTTAATATTCGTCATTTGGATTATCTACAAAAAAGGAGCATTTAGAATTAGATGTTTGATCATCACAATAAAAATTCCCCCTTAACTCACGAATCTTTTTAGGTGGGTAATTTCTTTTTCTATTAGGGTTACACAAAATGCAGATTTCAAAAGGGTAATATTGAAGGTCTTTTGTTTCTGCAACATATCCAAATAACTTATATCTGCGATTTTTATTATTTTTAGGTATTGCTTCTACTGCAAAACAGCTATTACTTACATAAGTGTATGTCTCTTTTTTATTGCCAAATCTTTCCCATCGAGTTTTTATTTTGGCAGATGGAATTGGTTTGATTTCGTAGCCATCATATTTTACAGAAAAAAATGGAATATCTTTGAAATGCGTAGATTTATTGTATCTCCATCTGTTATTACAAACCTCAAACCCTCTCTTTAATCCTTTCTGTACAGAAACCTTCTCAGAATATATCCTTCGATAATCAGCCCAATACAGAGTTATTCCAGTTATGAGAATGAAAAAAATATACCAATAAATTGAAATTCCTTTTTTAAAAAAGTTTTTTGAATCTACATTTTTAATCTCATCTTTCTTTTTCGAATTTCGATCTCTATAAACAGGCTTTCTATAATACTTACCATCCTTATCGTATGGCATAAAAAAGGATCTAATTGCTCTTTATTGTAGATCCAATGTCAAATGAAGACTCACGCAAAACTCACGCAAAAATAATAAAATTCTACTTAATCAATAAAATATAAGCATTCGAAACAACTGCTAATACTTAAGTCTCAGTTATAGCCATGTTTCTGCGGGTGCTTTGGGAGCACTAAGTCGCAGGTTCGAATCCTGTCGCCCCGATTCAGTTATTGCAGTAAGTCTCAGCTTATAATAATTTTCCCTCAAATGGATAATATGCAGTTAATTTAAGATGCCCATTTGCAAGGTTTTGAGTATTTTTTATAAATTTCAGCATGACCTTCTTTGACTAATAATTCTTGAAGGTTTTCTCCATTAAAACTTAATTCACCCACAGTTCTTCCATACTTATCTTCAGTTACCCTTCGAATTGAAACTTTCTTACCCTTAATCTTTTCATTTAAAAAATTTTTAGCAGCTATTGCTTGATTTGGCTTTGCTCTTTTTCCTCTTATTTCAGGCGTATCAATACAAGCTAATCTTATTTTCTCTCCTTCAGTGGAAGTACAGGTATCTCCGTCATAACAACCTTTAATTGTAATTTCACCAATCTCAGGTTTATTTGATTTTCTCCCTAGAGCCTCACAAGCTTCCCCATCGTTATCCCTATCAAGATATGAATGTCCTGCTTGAAGAAATTTTTGAGCTTTTGACCAATCGCCAATATCCGCACATCTCTGCTTCTCTCTCTCTAATAAGGGAATTTTTTTACAGTCTGGGAATGCAGTAGCTTCAGACTCTTCATAGATACAAGATATTTCGCCACTATCGAAGTCATAGAGGAATGAGGGTTGATTTTTTAAATCTTTAGGGATTATTGAAACAATCGAAAATTTCTCATTACCAGAACATTTATTACTGCCTTCATTATCTAATTCATAACCTATTAAGTTTGAAGGAGTGAATATTAAATCTCCCCTAAGATAACTTTGACTCTCGCATTCGATTTTTATATTCGAAATAGCATTTGCAGCTATTACTTTTTCTGCTTTTCGAACGACTTCGAGAAATCTCGGGAAAGCGACAATTCCAAGGATAGATAAAACCCCAAAAACCATTATTAACTCAATTAAACTAAAGCCTTTATTTGATCTTTTTAATTTTTTAAATGAATACAATTTAAAAATGTTTTTAGAAATTTTAACTTAATCCAAAACAATTTTTAAACTTGTTTTATTTTAAATTCCCTCATATTTCCCTCAAATAAATATTATAAAGTTTATTTATGTTGTCTAAACGCAAGATTTAGGGTTATTTTTTAAATTTCAGTAATTATTTAAGAGGGGGATTTGAAAGTTTTATTTGCTTTATTAAATAATTAATTAAATTCTTTTTAAAAAATAATGAACGTCATCAGGATCAAGAAATGCAATGTATAAAAGAATCATCGTCAAACTAAATGTCCTAACGGGTATCAACAAATATATAAAGATATGAAAAACAATTCCTATTGGCATTAACCAACTGTGCCAACTTTTTATAAAAAGACCAAATGCTAATAAATATAAAAGTAAAACAGTTAAAAGAGATATTAATAAAATAATAAATCGTAAACCTTCCCAAGGTAAGTAAGATCCGAAATAAGCACTCTGGAATATTTGTTCAAGTCTTTCATTAAAGTCTAAATAACTTTTATCTATGGCTGCAAAAAAATATACTACTGCGACTTGTAATCTTATTAAATTAAGAGCCCATACTTGACCGATCTCTTTAGGGATAATATTTTTTTGATCTTTTATTTTAGATATTGCTATATATCTATCTAAAGAAAAAGAATTACCACTAGGCAAAAAACATAACCATGTCAATGACATAGCAATCAGGGTTGCAGGATAAGTTCTGAAAGTAAAATAATTATCTTTTACTCCGAGATAAAAAACCATAACATTCAAAACTAACGCAAGCCCAACATTGGAAAACTTGGTTCTCCATCCAATACAAAGCATTCCAGAAAATATAAAAAACATTAACCCAAGCAAAAACCAATCAGGAGATTGAAAAGTACGATAAATTATTAGACGATTAGCAAAGCAAGACCACGCCAAAAATACTAAGCCAATTCTTAAAACAGCCGAAGAACGAGTTGAAGCATTTATATTTAAATTTCTTTTAACCAATGATAAAAAAGGCATTCCTATAGTTAAATATTCTCTTTAAAATAAATCTTTTTTTTTGTACAAAAAGGTTTATCATTGTCTATTATTATTTTCCAGCCTTTTCTTCTCTGCCCACATTTGGATTTAACATATAATATTTGACCTTCTGGTATTAATTTGCACATCTGTTTGGCTTTTAGCTTTACCTGTTTGGGGTTTCTAAGATTTCTAATTTTTCTTGGTGCATCCAGCCAATTATCTGATTTTATAAATTCATATGGATCTAAACTTACAAAATCTATATTATTTTCTGTTATGTAATATTTAACGTCACAAATATTTCTGCCCCATCCTGTATACATTCGCCAAGGTCTTAGATATTGATTAGAACTTCCCAGAAATTGGCGTGAAACAGGGCCAATTAACATTCCTGAAAAAGCAGTTATAAAAATAAATAACCTAATTATGAAAATAGAATTAATTTTTTTTATTTTAAAATCTCAACTAATTTAAATTATATGAATTCTTGATGCCTTAGATAATTAAAAATTAATAATTAATATTTTTTATCATCTTATTTTAAGAATTTCCCTCAAATGTC contains:
- a CDS encoding carbohydrate porin; its protein translation is MKLFKSLLIAPATLGLLAPMSATANELNLAEVSGYSSSEEVQNISEFYPKELAVTNSRVDGLEVRINEIEAGSFSETTTASFSADMYIGAVDDETSPTPDDLNDADDIVTAGYSFQIDLNTSFTGEDSLDVSLDAGNANSAGVAEFDGNSGGDQLTVDGVSYTFPLGDSLTFMVGDNTDGSALFTTACVYGGPSNTLDDCGNVNANITNGGVMAGAAYDFGNGTTFAVGY
- a CDS encoding thermonuclease family protein; this translates as MGEITIKGCYDGDTCTSTEGEKIRLACIDTPEIRGKRAKPNQAIAAKNFLNEKIKGKKVSIRRVTEDKYGRTVGELSFNGENLQELLVKEGHAEIYKKYSKPCKWAS
- a CDS encoding HTTM domain-containing protein, with the translated sequence MPFLSLVKRNLNINASTRSSAVLRIGLVFLAWSCFANRLIIYRTFQSPDWFLLGLMFFIFSGMLCIGWRTKFSNVGLALVLNVMVFYLGVKDNYFTFRTYPATLIAMSLTWLCFLPSGNSFSLDRYIAISKIKDQKNIIPKEIGQVWALNLIRLQVAVVYFFAAIDKSYLDFNERLEQIFQSAYFGSYLPWEGLRFIILLISLLTVLLLYLLAFGLFIKSWHSWLMPIGIVFHIFIYLLIPVRTFSLTMILLYIAFLDPDDVHYFLKRI
- a CDS encoding DsrE family protein → MSIITDNTVLVHIYSGLESKNKVTLGLLVALTAEKNDHKVTLFLAGDGVQILNCKKAGEIVGQGTGDLYDHLQNLKKSKVTIYVSGMSAKSRGYDEKLLDGYTAEFVMPDVLVEESIKADSVLCY
- a CDS encoding pectate lyase — its product is MSKEIKTPFGSINTEVSLFPIYYLIFIYGFVYIFPYGKNLIGISWFDWLRSEDGPLEWIQFFEYLLASFFAFLIFIRQKKKKEVNSIIWLLIAFLSFVIAGEEISWGERLTGIGIATISELNVQGETNFHNLPFFHNYLLDPVFEVSCIFLGWFGWRKFKNINALPNKKLSLYFLFVALFYFYFDISWASTTEQIRNDQEIFEFLLSSGIFLHCLGNFLQKYNLKKL